A stretch of the Bombyx mori chromosome 12, ASM3026992v2 genome encodes the following:
- the LOC101736526 gene encoding ell-associated factor Eaf — protein sequence MADKHGPNYDVRELKLGTSFTNNKASQYHTIKYDFKPASVDVNKMATVTVGTKNEVTVTVPHLMGAGVPQTVFKGNQKPYTKECVLIIDKVTGEITLEKLSNNIQVKKTRQENTQKPRPLTPVTADFTNTTQRSTSRTRVATNKRVTPHAGPGVPANNQARFNGAGTQKPPVNMVRSPQRIKSSPPQAPWSGGGNSTLASLPMIGLDEAPAPATSASMTSAPVASAPAPAAPAAPAPSLNGYSRPDRPLPVERPPNNTHPPPQQMQVEQDDSSSSSSSDSGSDSDSGSDSEDNTAASHNQPINHAVPNGNVSNPSFPSDVLNDDLCLSESGSDSD from the exons ATGGCAGATAAACACGGCCCAAACTATGATGTGAGGGAATTGAAATTGGGCACAAGCTTCACTAATAATAAGGCTTCCCAATATCATACAATCAAGT ATGACTTCAAACCTGCTTCAGTGGATGTCAATAAAATGGCAACTGTTACAGTCGGTACCAAAAATGAGGTGACCGTCACAGTGCCTCATCTCA TGGGTGCAGGTGTCCCACAGACTGTTTTCAAGGGAAACCAGAAACCATACACAAAAGAATGCGTGCTCATAATAGATAAGGTCACCGGGGAGATTACTCTTGAAAAGCTCTCAAACAACATACAGGTTAAAAAGACGAG gCAAGAGAATACACAAAAGCCGAGGCCGCTAACGCCTGTGACCGCCGACTTCACGAACACGACGCAGAGGTCCACCTCGCGCACTCGCGTCGCGACCAACAAGCGCGTCACGCCTCATGCCG GACCAGGGGTACCAGCAAACAACCAGGCTCGTTTCAACGGAGCTGGTACTCAGAAACCGCCTGTAAATATGGTACGGTCTCCGCAGAGGATCAAATCTTCACCCCCCCAAGCGCC GTGGTCAGGTGGCGGAAACAGCACGTTAGCGTCCCTCCCCATGATCGGTTTGGACGAGGCGCCCGCTCCCGCGACTTCTGCCTCTATGACCTCTGCCCCTGTGGCCTCCGCCCCTGCGCCCGCGGCCCCCGCGGCTCCCGCACCCTCACTCAATGGGTACTCGCGACCAGACCGCCCTCTGCCGGTCGAGCGACCTCCTAACAATACTCATCCTCCGCCACAGCAAATG CAAGTGGAACAAGACGACAGCTCGTCTAGTTCTTCGAGCGACAGCGGCAGTGATTCGGACAGCGGTAGCGATTCTGAAGACAACACAGCCGCCAGCCACAACCAGCCGATCAACCACGCTGTACCCAACG GTAACGTAAGCAACCCGTCGTTCCCGAGCGACGTGCTCAACGATGATCTCTGCCTGTCCGAGTCGGGCAGCGACTCCGACTGA
- the LOC101737441 gene encoding uncharacterized protein LOC101737441 isoform X2, protein MSNTSSNKNHVKKSTSSRDRDKNKSVPSESGSSQCDTPPLNDKDGPSSQGRFAGVGLESVFCMAEQVACELNVEAATNLAEDVSYKLRQTISTIALHSEMMKKSRVDAWDVNTVFMLTDTSPVAGACGSQYASFGDDNKYCCQIEHLLNVTEFALSTQTYVYCSPPTISVEWIMDDKSLSSSSNISVQLHNYYTKVARAILNLRKKPKEVAVEDLLTNTRIGPIFPNLFNLAVLVLNDDNLNALNVPAKKPLQSNVLDMVDALCSNPCSLDTNIQQQFQRLFPVMVSNILGNGTLAEKMVAILTKITRTWPSFVKIGQGILYDYLSQGTRDRLTAPMIKCVTALGRTALAQCLEDYLDYLDECMQGPRPPPHHGMYMLREAILDASTCLLRSEPTTYLEDYVTTDYTMYEMLGESILPRRLVFPVSAVKNDNSPAEKTEEDSVCIPRRPVPRRPKFRLIPSTRTNRSVHRDAVFEPTKFRCDARISINVRACRAPAGPGGGGARAGAGVARVGGGGSGGAVAAAGRLHRFRYRLNKNREPLPLLSSLML, encoded by the exons ATGTCTAACACatctagtaataaaaatcatgtgAAAAAATCCACAAGTAGCCGTGATCGTGATAAAAACAAATCTGTGCCTTCAGAATCTGGATCTAGTCAGTGCGATACACCTCCTCTTAATGACAAG GATGGACCGTCATCACAAGGCCGATTTGCTGGGGTGGGTCTTGAATCTGTGTTTTGCATGGCAGAACAAGTTGCATGTGAGCTCAACGTTGAGGCCGCTACGAATCTTGCTGAGGATGTCAGCTACAAATTACGACAGACCATAAGT ACCATAGCCCTACATAGTGAGATGATGAAAAAGTCACGTGTCGATGCATGGGATGTCAATACTGTGTTTATGTTAACCGACACTAGTCCTGTGGCAGGAGCATGTGGATCTCAGTATGCTTCCTTTGGAGATGACAACAAATATTGCTGTCAAATT gAACATCTTCTAAATGTAACGGAATTCGCCCTATCCACGCAGACCTACGTGTATTGCTCGCCTCCCACGATATCCGTCGAATGGATAATGGACGACAAAAGTTTAAGCAGTAGTAGTAATATAAGTGTCCAACTTCATAATTACTACACTAAAGTAGCCAGAG CCATATTGAACCTAAGGAAGAAACCAAAGGAAGTAGCCGTCGAAGATCTGCTGACGAACACAAGGATAGGTCCGATATTCCCGAACCTCTTCAATCTGGCCGTACTGGTGCTGAACGACGACAACCTGAATGCTCTCAACGTTCCCGCCAAGAAACCACTGCAGTCCAACGTTTTGGACATGGTGGACGCGCTCTGCTCTAACCCCTGCAGTCTGGATACAAATATACAACAgcaa TTCCAAAGGCTGTTTCCTGTGATGGTCTCAAATATACTGGGTAATGGAACGTTAGCCGAGAAGATGGTTGCGATATTAACGAAAATCACACGTACATGGCCTTCTTTTGTTAAAATAG GACAGGGCATCCTGTACGATTATTTGTCGCAAGGCACCCGTGACCGTCTGACGGCGCCCATGATCAAGTGCGTGACGGCGCTCGGCCGGACGGCGCTGGCCCAGTGCTTGGAGGATTACCTGGACTACTTGGACGAGTGCATGCAGGGCCCGCGACCCCCGCCACACCACGGAATGTATATGCTCAGGGAGGCTATACTG GATGCTTCTACGTGTCTCCTCAGATCTGAACCCACGACGTATTTGGAAGACTACGTCACCACCGACTACACCATGTACGAGATGCTGGGGGAGTCTATACTGCCCAGGCGGCTTGTGTTCCCCGTCTCAG CAGTCAAAAACGATAACTCTCCTGCCGAGAAGACCGAAGAGGATTCGGTGTGCATTCCCCGACGTCCCGTGCCGAGGAGACCGAAGTTCAGATTGATACCTTCGACGAGGACCAACCGGAGTGTCCACAGGGACGCCGTGTTCGAACCCACCAAGTTCCGGTGCGACGCGCGCATCAGCATTAACGTGCGAGCGTGCCGCGCGCCCGCCGGGCCGGGGGGCGGGGGGGCGCGTGCGGGGGCCGGGGTGGCGCGTGTGGGGGGTGGGGGGTCGGGAGGCGCGGTGGCGGCCGCCGGGCGCCTGCACCGCTTCCGATACAGACTGAACAAGAATCGTGAACCGTTACCGCTGTTAAGTTCGCTGATGCTGTGA
- the LOC101737441 gene encoding uncharacterized protein LOC101737441 isoform X1 translates to MSNTSSNKNHVKKSTSSRDRDKNKSVPSESGSSQCDTPPLNDKDGPSSQGRFAGVGLESVFCMAEQVACELNVEAATNLAEDVSYKLRQTISTIALHSEMMKKSRVDAWDVNTVFMLTDTSPVAGACGSQYASFGDDNKYCCQIEHLLNVTEFALSTQTYVYCSPPTISVEWIMDDKSLSSSSNISVQLHNYYTKVARAILNLRKKPKEVAVEDLLTNTRIGPIFPNLFNLAVLVLNDDNLNALNVPAKKPLQSNVLDMVDALCSNPCSLDTNIQQQFQRLFPVMVSNILGNGTLAEKMVAILTKITRTWPSFVKIGQGILYDYLSQGTRDRLTAPMIKCVTALGRTALAQCLEDYLDYLDECMQGPRPPPHHGMYMLREAILDASTCLLRSEPTTYLEDYVTTDYTMYEMLGESILPRRLVFPVSAAVKNDNSPAEKTEEDSVCIPRRPVPRRPKFRLIPSTRTNRSVHRDAVFEPTKFRCDARISINVRACRAPAGPGGGGARAGAGVARVGGGGSGGAVAAAGRLHRFRYRLNKNREPLPLLSSLML, encoded by the exons ATGTCTAACACatctagtaataaaaatcatgtgAAAAAATCCACAAGTAGCCGTGATCGTGATAAAAACAAATCTGTGCCTTCAGAATCTGGATCTAGTCAGTGCGATACACCTCCTCTTAATGACAAG GATGGACCGTCATCACAAGGCCGATTTGCTGGGGTGGGTCTTGAATCTGTGTTTTGCATGGCAGAACAAGTTGCATGTGAGCTCAACGTTGAGGCCGCTACGAATCTTGCTGAGGATGTCAGCTACAAATTACGACAGACCATAAGT ACCATAGCCCTACATAGTGAGATGATGAAAAAGTCACGTGTCGATGCATGGGATGTCAATACTGTGTTTATGTTAACCGACACTAGTCCTGTGGCAGGAGCATGTGGATCTCAGTATGCTTCCTTTGGAGATGACAACAAATATTGCTGTCAAATT gAACATCTTCTAAATGTAACGGAATTCGCCCTATCCACGCAGACCTACGTGTATTGCTCGCCTCCCACGATATCCGTCGAATGGATAATGGACGACAAAAGTTTAAGCAGTAGTAGTAATATAAGTGTCCAACTTCATAATTACTACACTAAAGTAGCCAGAG CCATATTGAACCTAAGGAAGAAACCAAAGGAAGTAGCCGTCGAAGATCTGCTGACGAACACAAGGATAGGTCCGATATTCCCGAACCTCTTCAATCTGGCCGTACTGGTGCTGAACGACGACAACCTGAATGCTCTCAACGTTCCCGCCAAGAAACCACTGCAGTCCAACGTTTTGGACATGGTGGACGCGCTCTGCTCTAACCCCTGCAGTCTGGATACAAATATACAACAgcaa TTCCAAAGGCTGTTTCCTGTGATGGTCTCAAATATACTGGGTAATGGAACGTTAGCCGAGAAGATGGTTGCGATATTAACGAAAATCACACGTACATGGCCTTCTTTTGTTAAAATAG GACAGGGCATCCTGTACGATTATTTGTCGCAAGGCACCCGTGACCGTCTGACGGCGCCCATGATCAAGTGCGTGACGGCGCTCGGCCGGACGGCGCTGGCCCAGTGCTTGGAGGATTACCTGGACTACTTGGACGAGTGCATGCAGGGCCCGCGACCCCCGCCACACCACGGAATGTATATGCTCAGGGAGGCTATACTG GATGCTTCTACGTGTCTCCTCAGATCTGAACCCACGACGTATTTGGAAGACTACGTCACCACCGACTACACCATGTACGAGATGCTGGGGGAGTCTATACTGCCCAGGCGGCTTGTGTTCCCCGTCTCAG CAGCAGTCAAAAACGATAACTCTCCTGCCGAGAAGACCGAAGAGGATTCGGTGTGCATTCCCCGACGTCCCGTGCCGAGGAGACCGAAGTTCAGATTGATACCTTCGACGAGGACCAACCGGAGTGTCCACAGGGACGCCGTGTTCGAACCCACCAAGTTCCGGTGCGACGCGCGCATCAGCATTAACGTGCGAGCGTGCCGCGCGCCCGCCGGGCCGGGGGGCGGGGGGGCGCGTGCGGGGGCCGGGGTGGCGCGTGTGGGGGGTGGGGGGTCGGGAGGCGCGGTGGCGGCCGCCGGGCGCCTGCACCGCTTCCGATACAGACTGAACAAGAATCGTGAACCGTTACCGCTGTTAAGTTCGCTGATGCTGTGA
- the LOC101736401 gene encoding PIH1 domain-containing protein 1, translated as MTKNSITLDVDPTIMEKNMRIVKETPVEGELKKLLSSVDTVPSRLVKPTPGFCVKTTRIPDNKKVFVNICQTDAIPCPRDITNDELMYILSSEDPSSYRVPMSIGEGRTEHDKSGAPATAYDVAVNPEFFKKIEKDELFQTFFLTVVFEGLQDKYQFEIDMQKFTILKNRKSIGTLQSHRIQIRDIQQTESKIKPPLIEEIKGKALSRSEAAHRKNEIVFRLRREPPTGEIEYLLAEFKIPASVEVKDLNLEVGEDRLVLDSKGVYEPVDFFLPCSVDQDIIDAQLDRNIDILSVKMPVIH; from the exons ATGACGAAAAATTCGATAACCTTAGATGTTGATCCCACAATTATGGAGAAAAATATGAGGATCGTAAAG gaAACTCCTGTGGAAGGAGAGCTGAAAAAATTACTATCCTCGGTAGATACGGTACCTTCACGGCTTGTTAAACCAACGCCAG GTTTTTGCGTCAAGACAACGAGGATTCCAGACAACAAGAAAGTATTTGTAAATATATGTCAAACTGACGCCATACCATGCCCTAGAGACATTACAAATGATGAGTTAATGTACATATTGAGCTCAGAGGATCCCTCCAGCTACAGAGTGCCCATGAGTATTGGGGAAGGTCGGACTGAACATGATAAATCAGGTGCACCGGCAACTGCTTACGATGTGGCTGTCAATCCAGAGTTCTTCAAGAAAATTGAGAAAGATGAACTTTTCCAAACATTTTTTCTCACCGTTGTGTTTGAAGGATTACAGGATAAATATCAATTTGAAATAGATATGCAGAAGTTCACAATATTGAAGAATAGGAAATCCATAGGAACATTGCAATCACATAGGATTCAGATTCGAGATATACAACAAACAGAAAGTAAAATCAAACCTCCACTTATTGAGGAAATTAAAGGCAAAGCATTGTCAAGAAGTGAAGCAGCTCATAGAAAGAATGAAATTGTGTTTAGACTTAGAAGAGAGCCACCAACAGGGGAAATTGAGTATTTGTTAGCAGAATTTAAAATACCAGCTTCA GTAGAGGTAAAAGATTTGAATTTAGAAGTTGGTGAAGATAGACTTGTATTAGATTCAAAAGGAGTTTATGAACCAGTAGACTTCTTTTTGCCATGTAGTGTTGACCAAGATATTATTGATGCACAGCTAGACAGAAATATTGAT ATTCTCTCAGTGAAGATGCCTGTAATACATTGA